One region of Candidatus Omnitrophota bacterium genomic DNA includes:
- a CDS encoding sigma-70 family RNA polymerase sigma factor codes for MEPIKAYLKDIEKIALLTAEEEIELSKLAKKGDVKAEKRMIQSNLRLVVSIAKKYSYFGVPLLDLIEEGNLGLMKAVKKFNHKKGFRFSTYAAWWIKQYILRAVANQGKTVRIPVYMMELTSRWKKTIEKLSQKLGRKPTTAEIAKSMQIPVRKAQELETVMTQPTSLESPVGEDDSGTMMDLIEDTKASSASDEMSNFLRQEKITDLFKKMNKREQEILNMRFGLKDDAPHTLEEVADKFKITRERVRQIEEAALRKLRKNMTTQEMQ; via the coding sequence ATGGAACCGATCAAGGCGTATCTCAAGGATATAGAGAAGATAGCGCTTTTGACCGCCGAAGAAGAGATAGAGTTATCTAAACTGGCTAAAAAAGGCGACGTCAAGGCGGAGAAGAGGATGATACAATCGAACCTCCGTCTTGTCGTCAGCATAGCCAAGAAATACAGCTACTTCGGTGTTCCGCTGCTGGACCTTATAGAAGAAGGCAACCTCGGCCTGATGAAGGCCGTAAAAAAATTCAACCACAAGAAGGGGTTCCGTTTCTCGACTTACGCCGCATGGTGGATAAAACAATACATCCTCCGCGCGGTCGCAAACCAGGGAAAGACGGTCAGGATCCCGGTCTACATGATGGAGTTGACGTCGAGGTGGAAGAAGACCATCGAAAAGCTTTCCCAGAAACTGGGAAGGAAACCTACGACCGCCGAGATAGCGAAGTCGATGCAGATACCCGTAAGGAAGGCGCAGGAGCTCGAGACCGTAATGACGCAGCCTACTTCGCTCGAGTCACCGGTAGGCGAGGACGACAGCGGGACGATGATGGACCTTATCGAGGACACTAAGGCGTCCTCAGCCAGCGATGAGATGTCCAACTTCCTCCGCCAAGAGAAGATCACCGACCTCTTCAAAAAGATGAACAAGAGGGAGCAGGAGATCCTAAACATGCGGTTCGGCCTTAAAGACGACGCCCCGCATACGCTCGAAGAGGTGGCGGACAAATTCAAGATAACGCGGGAGAGGGTAAGGCAGATAGAAGAGGCGGCATTAAGGAAACTCAGGAAGAACATGACGACCCAGGAGATGCAATAA
- a CDS encoding adenine phosphoribosyltransferase, with amino-acid sequence MNDPKIVEELKKSIRDIPDFPKKGIIFKDITTLLKDGRKFQGAIDCLVERYKGKKIDKVVSIEARGFIFGSAIAYRLGAGLVPVRKKGKLPHETHRVEYELEYGTDSLEIHKDAINPGDNVLLIDDLLATGGTMSAVSGLIEKMGAKIVEVAFLIELTFLKGRERLKDRQVFSLIEF; translated from the coding sequence ATGAATGATCCCAAGATCGTTGAAGAACTGAAAAAGTCGATCCGCGATATACCCGACTTCCCGAAGAAGGGTATAATATTCAAGGATATCACCACTCTCCTCAAAGACGGCAGGAAATTCCAGGGTGCGATTGACTGCCTCGTTGAAAGATATAAGGGAAAGAAGATAGACAAAGTCGTCTCGATAGAGGCGAGGGGTTTCATATTCGGCAGCGCCATAGCTTACAGGCTCGGCGCAGGCCTCGTCCCCGTCCGGAAAAAAGGCAAATTGCCGCATGAGACACACAGGGTAGAGTACGAATTGGAATACGGGACCGATTCGCTTGAGATACACAAGGACGCGATAAACCCCGGTGACAATGTTTTGCTGATTGACGACTTGCTGGCAACAGGCGGCACGATGAGCGCCGTATCCGGCCTCATCGAAAAGATGGGGGCCAAGATAGTCGAAGTCGCTTTTCTCATCGAATTGACATTCCTTAAAGGCCGCGAACGCCTTAAGGACAGGCAGGTCTTCTCGCTGATAGAATTTTGA